Proteins from a genomic interval of Trichoderma breve strain T069 chromosome 2, whole genome shotgun sequence:
- a CDS encoding acetyltransferase (GNAT) domain-containing protein → MASLLVGNIKSQKDKFIKALGFNLVGSRFPSFSKSVFLISAQVDMEQRQRIKIRTTLPLIPPNDARDEIHTPRLIIRAPRISDVPALHKLRIQHEVMKYSVDGADKTLEDTRRSLDVMLPPNDINSYRFHIFEKDTGDLVGKGGMHSITGRNFGWPEVGYSFKQEAWGKGYATEFLAAFLENYWSLPRSEVEIEVDATSLDAQALETGNGPFVEMLVAIVDVGNPGSKKVLEKTKFKQFKQWTTKDIRLANKGLDVTLMGLMAVAPAEERN, encoded by the coding sequence ATGGCATCACTCTTAGTGGGCAACATCAAGAGCCAAAAAGACAAATTTATAAAAGCCCTCGGCTTCAACCTGGTCGGATCGAGGTTTCCGTCCTTTTCAAAATCCGTGTTCTTGATCTCAGCTCAGGTGGACATGGAGCAACGGCAAAGAATCAAGATCCGTACGACGCTCCCACTCATCCCACCCAATGACGCTCGCGATGAAATACACACTCCGCGGCTCATCATCCGAGCACCACGGATCTCAGACGTGCCCGCGCTGCACAAGCTTCGCATCCAGCATGAAGTCATGAAGTATTCCGTCGACGGCGCGGACAAGACTCTCGAGGACACACGCAGGAGCCTAGACGTGATGCTTCCCCCAAACGACATTAACTCTTATCGCTTTCACATTTTTGAAAAGGACACCGGTGACTTGGTGGGCAAAGGCGGCATGCACAGCATCACAGGGCGCAATTTTGGGTGGCCAGAAGTTGGATACTCATTCAAACAGGAGGCATGGGGGAAGGGATACGCCACCGAGTTCCTGGCAGCCTTCCTGGAGAACTATTGGAGTTTGCCTCGCAGCGAGGTAGAGATTGAGGTTGATGCGACGAGCCTGGATGCTCAAGCGCTGGAGACAGGCAATGGCCCCTTTGTCGAGATGCTCGTTGCCATAGTAGACGTGGGAAATCCGGGAAGCAAGAAAGTGCTGGAAAAGACCAAGTTCAAGCAGTTCAAGCAGTGGACGACCAAAGATATCCGGTTGGCTAACAAGGGGCTAGACGTCACCTTGATGGGATTGATGGCAGTGGCCCCAGCGGAAGAGCGAAACTGA
- a CDS encoding anaphase-promoting complex APC subunit CDC26 domain-containing protein — MLRRPPTTLQITAEDIAAYEDRRASEALLAAQQAHAAEVQARATSKAGGTGGGANIGGGGGAEAATQQTTAAMGDLGLGQAMEGVQEDAEGRARRNREERNERIGVGRRAR, encoded by the coding sequence ATGCTCCGCCGCCCGCCGACAACGTTGCAAATCACAGCCGAGGACATCGCCGCGTACGAGGACCGGCGCGCGAGCGAGGCGCTCCTGGCGGCGCAGCAAGCTCACGCGGCCGAAGTCCAGGCGCGGGCCACGTCCAAGGCTGGAGGAactggaggaggagccaacattggaggaggaggaggagcggaGGCGGCGACGCAGCAgacgacggcggcgatgggGGATCTCGGGCTCGGGCAGGCGATGGAGGGCGTGCAGGAGGATGCGGAGgggagggcgaggaggaacagggaggagaggaatgaGAGGATTGGGGTGgggaggagggcgaggtgA
- a CDS encoding thymidylate synthase domain-containing protein — MGSTSVHEEHQYLNLVREILDQGERRPDRTGTGTLSVFAPQSFKFQLNDNGRPILPLLTTKRVFLRAVIAELLWFIEGNTSSIALNDVGVKIWDGNGSREFLDSVGLTHREVGDLGPVYGFQWRHFGAEYVDAKADYTGKGVDQLAEIIHKLRNNPYDRRMILSAWNPRDFKSMALPPCHMFAQFYVSYPGRGRGVGATEPTEENKPKGHLHCQLYQRSCDMGLGIPFNIASYALLTHMLAHVCDLVPGSLTHVMGDAHVYIDHIDALKTQLEREPRPFPELEITREKGGSIDGWKVEDFVVKGYDPHKSIPMNMSV; from the exons ATGGGGTCAACGTCCGTACACGAGGAGCACCAGTACCTCAACCTGGTCCGCGAGATCTTGGACCAGGGTGAGCGAAGACCCGATCG CACCGGCACCGGCACCCTGTCCGTTTTCGCACCCCAGAGCTTCAAGTTCCAGCTCAACGACAACGGACGCCCCATCCTCCCTCTGCTCACAACAAAACGGGTCTTCCTCCGCGCCGTCATCGCCGAGCTCCTCTGGTTCATCGAGGGCAACACATCCTCCATAGCCCTCAACGACGTCGGCGTCAAGATCTGGGACGGCAATGGGTCCCGCGAGTTCCTCGACAGCGTCGGCCTGACCCACCGCGAGGTCGGTGACCTGGGCCCCGTCTACGGCTTCCAGTGGCGGCACTTTGGCGCCGAATACGTGGACGCAAAGGCGGACTACACAGGCAAGGGCGTCGACCAGCTGGCCGAGATCATCCACAAGCTTCGCAACAACCCTTACGACCGGAGAATGATCCTCAGCGCATGGAACCCGCGAGACTTCAAGAGCATGGCCTTGCCGCCCTGCCACATGTTTGCCCAGTTCTACGTCTCGTACCCTGGACGCGGACGGGGAGTGGGAGCCACAGAACCCACGGAAGAGAACAAGCCAAAGGGCCACCTCCACTGCCAGCTATACCAGCGCTCCTGCGACATGGGCCTCGGCATCCCCTTCAACATCGCCAGCTATGCGCTGCTCACACACATGCTCGCTCATGTGTGCGACCTGGTGCCTGGAAGCCTCACCCACGTCATGGGAGACGCACACGTCTACATCGATCACATCGACGCTCTCAAGACACAGCTGGAGCGTGAGCCTCGGCCGTTCCCCGAGCTGGAGATTACGCGGGAGAAGGGCGGCAGCATCGATGGCTGGAAGGTCGAGGACTTCGTGGTCAAGGGTTACGACCCCCACAAATCGATTCCCATGAACATGTCCGTCTAA
- a CDS encoding oligosaccharyltransferase subunit 5 domain-containing protein, with amino-acid sequence MDSSLYQVWQSAAGSPFLPVIAKESQFTVAFALLSLGLAFTGVFALNRSLVSVVALGVPASLAIAFGTVYMFCAVGVYV; translated from the exons ATGGATTCCTCATTGTACCAAGTTTGGCAATCTGCTGCTGGCAGTCCCTTCCTCCCCGTTATTGCTAAGGAAAGCCAATTCACCGTCGCCTTTGCGCTTCTCTCGCTGGGACTCGCCTTTACCGGTGTTTTTGCACTGA ATCGTTCTCTGGTCAGCGTCGTTGCGCTCGGTGTCCCGGCCTCTCTTGCAATTGC CTTTGGAACTGTCTACATGTTCTGTGCGGTCGGAGTTTATGTCTGA
- a CDS encoding beta-lactamase domain-containing protein translates to MVENITQNTVEAEIRRRILEPLGMEHTFLEGFEEQKQGTMTKRYHFATKEYREAAGINAAFPELQGGKLIDCTVSNLSVEWAAGGMVSTPSDLVKFATAIRDGKLLSAESLATMKMWRPTSSETSEMGHGLFRMRDSEKHGWLGHFGGVLGFTAALWWKEEGDCVISVLSNVGVIHSGDVPSSGAHIVIKSKIRELAAQLAEL, encoded by the coding sequence ATGGTCGAAAATATTACGCAGAACACGGTAGAGGCCGAAATCCGTCGACGAATCCTTGAGCCGCTCGGAATGGAACACACGTTCCTAGAGGGGTTTGAAGAACAGAAACAGGGCACGATGACAAAGCGCTATCACTTTGCCACAAAGGAATATCGTGAGGCAGCGGGAATCAATGCAGCTTTTCCCGAGCTTCAAGGCGGCAAGCTCATTGACTGTACGGTATCTAATCTTTCTGTTGAGTGGGCAGCCGGCGGCATGGTTTCCACGCCTTCTGATCTAGTCAAATTCGCCACTGCCATTCGAGATGGGAAGTTGCTCAGTGCGGAATCGCTTGCTACCATGAAGATGTGGCGACCAACTTCGAGCGAGACCTCCGAGATGGGCCATGGACTCTTCAGAATGAGAGACTCTGAGAAACATGGGTGGCTAGGCCACTTCGGTGGCGTGCTGGGCTTCACGGCGGCTTTGTGGtggaaagaggagggagacTGCGTGATATCAGTGCTGTCCAATGTAGGAGTTATACACTCCGGCGATGTGCCCTCGAGCGGAGCCCATATAgtcatcaagagcaagatTCGAGAACTTGCCGCTCAATTAGCTGAGCTGTGA
- a CDS encoding bromodomain-containing protein, whose amino-acid sequence MADVKEESGKRKAEDDPSSPTSSKRVKHDEDAAEEAEQKPVEMKPIPFPEKPAVIEERNGEIEFRVVNNDNERESLIILTGLKCIFQKQLPKMPKDYIARLVYDRTHLSIAIVKKPLEVVGGITYRPFKGRQFAEIVFCAISSDQQVKGYGAHLMSHLKDYVKATSDVMHFLTYADNYAIGYFKKQGFTKEITLPKHVWMGYIKDYEGGTIMQCSMLPRIRYLEMGRMLLKQKECVQAKIRAYSKSHNIHPPPKEWKNGIRQINPLDIPAIRASGWSPDMDELARQPRHGPNYNQLLHLLNDLQNHNSAWPFLVPVNRDDVADYYDVIKEPMDLSTMESKLEADQYATPEDFIKDAKLIFDNCRKYNNENTPYAKSANKLERFMWQQIKAVPEWSHLEPEK is encoded by the exons ATGGCTGATGTCAAAGAAGAGA GCGGCAAGCGCAAAGCCGAAGATGATCCCTCCTCTCCCACCTCATCTAAGCGGGTCAAGCACGATGAGGATGCCGCTGAGGAAGCGGAGCAGAAGCCCGTCGAGATGAAGCCAATTCCATTCCCTGAAAAG CCCGCCGTCATTGAAGAGCGCAACGGCGAAATCGAATTCCGCGTGGtcaacaacgacaacgaGCGCGAATCACTCATCATCCTCACAGGCCTCAAATGCATCTTTCAGAAGCAGCTCCCCAAAATGCCCAAAGACTACATCGCGCGACTCGTCTACGATCGAACccatctctccatcgccattgtcaagaaGCCGCTCGAGGTCGTGGGCGGTATCACATATCGACCTTTCAAGGGTCGTCAATTCGCCGAAATCGTGTTTTGTGCTATCAGCTCCGATCAGCAAGTCAAGGGATACGGTGCGCATCTCATGTCACATTTGAAGGATTATGTCAAGGCGACAAGCGATGTCATGCACTTCTTGACTTATGCAGACAATTATGCGATTGGTTATTTCAAGAAGCAAGGATTCACAAAAGAAATCACCCTCCCGAAACATGTCTGGATGGGTTATATCAAGGATTACGAGGGTGGAACTATTATGCAATGCTCAATGCTACCACGCATTCGATATCTGGAAATGGGTCGCATGCTCCTTAAGCAGAAGGAATGCGTCCAGGCCAAGATTCGAGCATACTCCAAGTCTCACAACATTCACCCACCACCAAAGGAGTGGAAGAATGGCATACGCCAGATTAATCCTCTCGACATCCCCGCCATCCGGGCATCCGGGTGGTCTCCCGATATGGACGAGCTTGCCCGCCAGCCACGTCACGGGCCCAATTacaaccagcttcttcacctACTCAACGACCTCCAGAACCACAATTCTGCTTGGCCATTCCTCGTCCCGGTCAACAGAGACGACGTGGCTGATTATTATGACGTGATCAAAGAGCCCATGGACCTCAGCACCATGGAAAGCAAACTGGAAGCCGATCAATATGCCACACCCGAAGACTTTATCAAGGACGCCAAACTCATCTTTGACAACTGCCGCAAATACAACAACGAGAACACACCATATGCCAAGTCGGCCAACAAACTTGAACGATTCATGTGGCAGCAGATCAAGGCCGTCCCGGAGTGGTCGCATCTTGAGCCGGAGAAATAG
- a CDS encoding repair protein rad1/Rec1/Rad17 domain-containing protein — protein sequence MAAEVKPVFRAVSTSPRPLYQLLRCIDFAQRVHVQITEDGIRFAADNSRVMQGVAFLDKTLFSVYTVNFPLSEDGETPEYPNFQIPLSTFLEILQIFGSVDMAARAQKADQDPYRSNFRNYRPSAFSNQTLGIPGTCTMLYAEEGDPFKVTLEESGIKTTSALSTYLPEMPEDIPFDRNDLTFKIIMSSRTLFDCIAEIIPAGPVKLTITATKTSPFLTLSCAGDIGSSSVDFARGKDLLETFTINERWSQAYKFDFIRHASEAMRIASKVSLRGDSQGVLSLQFMVDVEGGKRSFLDFRFVPFASHDDGDEEDDVESEAYD from the exons ATGGCTGCAGAAGTAAAGCCTGTCTTTCGAGCGGTCTCGACATCTCCGAGGCCGCTATACCAACTTCTCCGCTGCATAGACTTTGCACAGAGAGTCCACGTCCAGATCACCGAAGATGGCATTCGCTTTGCCGCCGATAATTCGCGGGTCATGCAAG GGGTTGCATTTCTGGACAAGACTCTGTTTTCTGTGTATACTGTGAACTTTCCTCTGTCAGAAGATGGCGAAACACCCGAATATCCCAACTTCCAAATACCACTATCGACATTCCTCGAAATCTTGCAAATCTTTGGATCTGTGGACATGGCTGCTCGAGCTCAGAAGGCCGACCAAGACCCATACCGAAGTAACTTTCGCAACTATAGGCCAAGTGCGTTTAGCAACCAGACTCTTGGCATACCTGGGACCTGCACGATGTTATATGCCGAAGAGGGCGATCCATTCAAAGTCACCCTTGAAGAGTCTGGCATCAAAACTACATCAGCCCTGTCAACTTATCTTCCCGAGATGCCAGAGGATATTCCGTTTGACCGTAATGATTTGACGTTCAAAATCATCATGTCTTCCCGCACCTTGTTTGACTGCATCGCCGAGATTATACCGGCGGGGCCCGTCAAGCTAACTATAACAGCCACCAAGACTTCGCCATTCTTAACCCTATCTTGCGCTGGAGATATAGGCAGCTCTAGTGTGGACTTTGCTCGAGGAAAGGATCTACTCGAAACATTCACCATCAACGAACGCTGGTCACAGGCATACAAGTTTGACTTTATCAGACATGCTAGCGAGGCGATGCGTATTGCAAGCAAAGTCAGTCTAAGAGGCGACAGCCAGGGCGTCCTGAGCTTACAATTCATGGTCGACGTGgaaggagggaaaaggaGTTTTTTGGACTTTCGCTTTGTTCCATTCGCCTCACACGATgacggtgatgaagaggatgatgttgaatCGGAAGCATATGATTAA